Proteins from a single region of Nocardiopsis dassonvillei subsp. dassonvillei DSM 43111:
- a CDS encoding helix-turn-helix domain-containing protein: MLIGHELRQLREARGISREDAGNKIRASASKISRMELGRVGFKLRDIEDLLKMYGVSDRKRIKEILEVARESNKPGWWKEYGESLHKWFIRYVGFEEAADHIRIYESQFVPGLLQTEEYARAVISGGVETDEVTEQRVDARLKRQRRLRTDTSMRMWVILDEAAVRRPIGGPEAGREIMRGQLEWLIQLSKEYDNITLQIVPFAVGAHAAEAGSFTLLRYSEFELADMVYLEQLTDGEIIDRRPVVEAYTKAMTRLSVAAATPDETLELLEQMLEDLDKEVG, translated from the coding sequence ATGCTGATCGGGCACGAGCTGCGCCAGCTTCGCGAAGCGCGTGGTATCAGCCGAGAGGACGCCGGGAACAAGATTCGGGCATCGGCGTCGAAGATCAGCCGTATGGAACTCGGCCGGGTCGGTTTCAAGCTGCGCGATATCGAGGACCTCCTCAAGATGTACGGGGTCTCCGACCGCAAGAGGATCAAGGAAATCCTCGAAGTCGCGCGCGAATCCAACAAGCCCGGTTGGTGGAAGGAGTACGGGGAGTCACTGCACAAGTGGTTCATCCGCTACGTCGGCTTCGAGGAGGCCGCCGACCACATCCGCATCTACGAGTCCCAGTTCGTCCCGGGGCTGCTCCAGACCGAGGAGTACGCGCGGGCGGTCATCTCCGGCGGAGTGGAGACCGACGAGGTCACCGAGCAGCGCGTCGACGCCAGACTCAAGAGACAGCGGCGCCTGCGCACCGACACGAGCATGCGCATGTGGGTGATCCTCGACGAGGCGGCGGTCCGCAGGCCCATCGGCGGGCCGGAGGCCGGGCGCGAGATCATGCGCGGTCAGCTGGAGTGGCTCATCCAGCTCAGCAAGGAGTACGACAACATCACCCTCCAGATCGTCCCCTTCGCGGTGGGCGCGCACGCGGCCGAGGCGGGATCGTTCACACTCTTGCGCTACTCGGAGTTCGAGCTCGCGGACATGGTCTACCTGGAGCAGCTCACCGACGGCGAGATCATCGACCGCAGGCCGGTGGTGGAGGCCTACACCAAGGCCATGACCCGGCTCAGCGTCGCCGCGGCCACGCCGGACGAGACGCTGGAACTGCTGGAGCAGATGCTGGAGGACCTGGACAAGGAAGTCGGCTGA
- a CDS encoding DUF397 domain-containing protein → MTAHNGIPATQLTEAAWQKARRSNSQGACVEMARLGDGSIAVRNSRFPSGPALVYTQEEIDCLILGAKDGDFDNLLS, encoded by the coding sequence ATGACCGCACACAACGGCATCCCCGCGACCCAGCTCACCGAGGCGGCCTGGCAGAAGGCCCGGCGCAGCAACTCCCAGGGCGCCTGCGTCGAGATGGCCCGCCTCGGCGACGGTTCCATCGCCGTACGCAATTCGCGGTTCCCGTCCGGACCGGCGCTGGTCTACACCCAGGAGGAGATCGACTGCCTCATTCTGGGCGCCAAGGACGGGGACTTCGACAACCTGCTCAGCTAG
- a CDS encoding metal ABC transporter substrate-binding protein: MRTGTTVRAAALGAATLLTITACGSGGEGADDSGVSPADADLTVVTGVYPLEWLAEQIGGDRVAVVQLTEPGTEPHDLELTGRQVAEVSESDIAFYVEGLQPAVDEAVAQEASESAFNVADVVELHPAGEGGHDHAEGDEHAEEEHGHGEEEHGHGEEGHDHAEDEAHAEEEAAAEEEHDHGEYDPHFWLDVDLMAQTAQALGDRMAEVNPEGADGYAQGVEAVTAELEAIGQEYEEGLSSCEHDEVVVGHTAFTYLTEAYGLEQIGVSGVDPETEPSPSQIAAITDVVNERGIETIFTEPLMPAATAETIAAETGAQVEVLDPLEGVTEDSPGDDYPSIMRGNLEALSTALSCS, from the coding sequence ATGCGAACTGGGACAACCGTGCGGGCCGCCGCCCTCGGCGCCGCCACACTTCTGACGATCACCGCCTGCGGAAGCGGCGGCGAGGGGGCGGACGACTCGGGTGTCTCACCCGCCGACGCGGACCTGACCGTGGTCACCGGCGTCTACCCCCTGGAGTGGCTGGCCGAGCAGATCGGCGGCGACCGGGTGGCGGTCGTCCAGCTCACCGAGCCCGGCACCGAGCCCCACGACCTGGAGCTGACGGGCCGACAGGTCGCCGAGGTCAGCGAGTCCGACATCGCCTTCTACGTGGAGGGCCTCCAGCCCGCCGTGGACGAGGCGGTCGCGCAGGAGGCCTCCGAGAGCGCGTTCAACGTCGCCGACGTCGTGGAGCTGCACCCGGCGGGAGAGGGCGGCCACGACCACGCGGAAGGTGACGAGCACGCCGAGGAGGAGCACGGCCACGGCGAGGAGGAGCACGGCCACGGCGAGGAGGGCCACGACCACGCCGAGGACGAGGCGCACGCGGAGGAGGAGGCCGCCGCCGAGGAGGAGCACGACCACGGCGAGTACGACCCCCACTTCTGGCTGGACGTGGACCTGATGGCCCAGACCGCCCAGGCGCTCGGCGACCGGATGGCCGAGGTCAACCCCGAGGGCGCCGACGGCTACGCGCAGGGCGTGGAGGCGGTGACCGCCGAACTGGAGGCGATCGGCCAGGAGTACGAGGAGGGGCTGTCCTCCTGCGAGCACGACGAGGTGGTCGTGGGGCACACCGCCTTCACCTACCTGACCGAGGCCTACGGCCTGGAGCAGATCGGGGTCAGCGGGGTGGACCCCGAGACCGAGCCCTCCCCCTCGCAGATCGCGGCCATCACCGACGTCGTCAACGAGCGCGGCATCGAGACGATCTTCACCGAGCCGCTGATGCCCGCGGCGACCGCCGAGACCATCGCCGCCGAGACCGGCGCACAGGTGGAGGTGCTCGACCCGCTGGAGGGTGTCACCGAGGACTCCCCCGGCGACGACTACCCGTCGATCATGCGGGGCAACCTGGAGGCGCTGAGCACCGCGCTGTCCTGCTCCTGA
- a CDS encoding potassium channel family protein, producing the protein MQQHRRLTDKRVLVIGLGRFGSSLGLELVSRGWEVLGVDSSPRLVQSFADALTHTVIADATDEEALRQVGAGQFHSAVVAIGTHLEESILATSLLVDMGVSNIWAKATSRRHGRILEQVGATHVVLPEHDMGERVAHLLSGRMLDYVELEEGFSLGKTKAPKELIGKTLRETRVRQHYGITVVSVKRMGEEFTYATQETVLNKGDVIVVAGRTDDVERFSEST; encoded by the coding sequence GTGCAGCAGCACAGGAGACTCACCGACAAGCGGGTCCTGGTCATCGGACTGGGCCGGTTCGGCAGTTCGCTCGGCCTGGAGCTGGTCAGCCGGGGGTGGGAGGTCCTGGGCGTGGACTCCAGCCCGCGGCTGGTGCAGTCCTTCGCCGACGCGCTCACGCACACGGTGATCGCCGACGCCACCGACGAGGAGGCGCTGCGCCAGGTGGGCGCGGGCCAGTTCCACAGCGCGGTGGTGGCCATCGGCACCCACCTGGAGGAGAGCATCCTGGCCACCTCCCTGCTGGTGGACATGGGCGTGTCCAACATCTGGGCGAAGGCGACGAGCCGCCGCCACGGCCGCATCCTGGAACAGGTCGGCGCCACCCACGTGGTGCTGCCCGAGCACGACATGGGCGAGCGGGTGGCGCACCTGCTGTCGGGCAGGATGCTCGACTACGTGGAGCTGGAGGAGGGCTTCTCGCTGGGCAAGACCAAGGCGCCCAAGGAGCTCATCGGCAAGACGCTGCGCGAGACGCGGGTCCGCCAGCACTACGGGATCACGGTGGTGTCGGTGAAGCGGATGGGCGAGGAGTTCACCTACGCCACCCAGGAGACGGTGTTGAACAAGGGCGACGTGATCGTGGTCGCAGGACGCACCGACGACGTGGAGCGCTTCTCCGAGTCCACCTGA
- a CDS encoding TrkH family potassium uptake protein, producing the protein MSENRLRVGLRRLRGSLLPLRAARLSYKLRRELSATREASTWRQPARVFLMAYVIVDLLGTALLMTPLTTPDHRGLGFVEAFFTATSALSVCGLSVVSIGNDLNTFGQGVVLALMQVGGMGIMTLASLLGTAMIRRFGLRMQLTVQTETRSLWVGDVRGLVSRVALIFLICQGLTFLLITPRMWLGYDMPLGEAAYSGFFHSISAFNNAGLSLYGDSMMRFSGDAFVLVPIALAVILGGIGFPVLLELRRELRTPRLWSLHTKLTVTTTAILFAAGALLVTVMEWHNPQTLGQMHWWAKLVDGFFHGVMPRSGGLNSVDTGEMEDATLLVTIMLMFVGNGSAGTSGGIKVATLAVIFLVVAAEVRGNDKVHVYGRQLSPEVIRQSLSLVFLSATVVAFTTVLLVRTTPFELLPVMFEVVSAVGVVGLSTGITADLAPWAQFLLALLMVAGRIGPITFVTALAFRDHRRRYDLAEARPIIG; encoded by the coding sequence ATGAGCGAGAACCGGCTGAGAGTGGGGCTGCGCAGGCTGCGCGGCTCGCTCCTGCCGCTCAGGGCGGCGAGGCTGTCGTACAAACTGCGCCGGGAACTGAGCGCCACCCGTGAGGCCAGCACGTGGCGCCAGCCCGCGCGTGTGTTCCTCATGGCCTACGTGATCGTGGACCTGCTGGGCACGGCGCTGCTGATGACCCCGCTGACCACGCCCGACCACCGGGGGCTGGGGTTCGTCGAGGCCTTCTTCACCGCGACCTCGGCGCTCTCGGTGTGCGGGCTGAGCGTGGTCAGCATCGGCAACGACCTCAACACCTTCGGCCAGGGGGTGGTCCTGGCGCTCATGCAGGTGGGCGGCATGGGCATCATGACCCTGGCCTCCCTGCTGGGCACGGCGATGATCCGCCGATTCGGGCTGCGCATGCAGCTCACCGTGCAGACCGAGACCCGGAGCCTGTGGGTGGGCGACGTGCGCGGTCTGGTCAGCCGGGTGGCCCTGATCTTCCTCATCTGCCAGGGCCTGACGTTCCTGCTGATCACCCCCAGGATGTGGCTGGGTTACGACATGCCGCTCGGGGAGGCCGCCTACTCGGGCTTCTTCCACTCGATCTCGGCCTTCAACAACGCCGGGCTCTCCCTGTACGGGGACAGCATGATGCGGTTCTCCGGCGACGCGTTCGTCCTGGTGCCGATCGCCCTCGCGGTGATCCTCGGCGGCATCGGCTTCCCCGTCCTGCTGGAGCTGCGGCGCGAGCTGCGCACCCCGCGCCTGTGGAGCCTGCACACCAAACTCACCGTCACCACCACCGCGATCCTCTTCGCGGCCGGGGCGCTGCTGGTCACGGTGATGGAGTGGCACAACCCCCAGACCCTCGGGCAGATGCACTGGTGGGCCAAGCTCGTCGACGGCTTCTTCCACGGCGTGATGCCCCGCAGCGGCGGCCTCAACTCCGTCGACACCGGGGAGATGGAGGACGCCACACTGCTGGTGACGATCATGCTGATGTTCGTCGGCAACGGCAGCGCCGGAACGTCCGGGGGCATCAAGGTGGCCACCCTGGCGGTGATCTTCCTCGTGGTGGCGGCCGAGGTCCGCGGCAACGACAAGGTGCACGTCTACGGGCGCCAGCTGTCGCCCGAGGTGATCCGGCAGTCGTTGAGCCTGGTGTTCCTGTCCGCGACGGTGGTGGCCTTCACCACCGTGCTGCTGGTGCGCACCACCCCCTTCGAGCTTCTCCCGGTGATGTTCGAGGTGGTGTCGGCCGTGGGAGTGGTGGGCCTGTCCACCGGCATCACCGCGGACCTGGCGCCGTGGGCCCAGTTCCTGCTGGCCCTGCTGATGGTGGCGGGCCGGATCGGCCCCATCACCTTCGTGACGGCGCTGGCCTTCCGGGACCACCGCCGGCGCTACGATCTCGCCGAGGCCCGGCCGATCATCGGCTGA
- a CDS encoding cation diffusion facilitator family transporter — MGLGHDHGHGHGVTAGAANSRRLAVVLGMMLAVAVVQVVGAALSDSLALLADAGHTVTDSFGVALALVAVWIAARPATSRRTFGYQRAEILAAAVNALVLFVLCGFIVVEAVERLREPADVSGPGMIAVAAFGLVMNIGALLVLRSGARESLNVKGAYLEVLSDALASVGVIAGGVVVWLTGWDRVDTLVSLGIAAIIVPRAWALLREAVHILLEATPQGMDLSEVRDHLLGHPAVLDVHDLHAWTITSGVPVMSAHVVVAEEHLRDSGRMLDELHACLTGHFDVEHSTLQLEPPGHADHEGARHA, encoded by the coding sequence ATGGGCCTGGGACACGACCACGGGCACGGGCACGGCGTCACCGCCGGGGCCGCCAACAGCAGGCGGCTGGCGGTGGTCCTGGGGATGATGCTCGCCGTCGCCGTGGTCCAGGTGGTCGGCGCCGCGCTCAGCGACAGCCTGGCCCTGCTCGCCGACGCCGGGCACACCGTCACCGACTCCTTCGGGGTGGCGCTGGCCCTGGTGGCCGTGTGGATCGCGGCCCGGCCCGCCACCAGCAGGCGCACCTTCGGCTACCAGCGCGCGGAGATCCTCGCCGCCGCCGTCAACGCGCTGGTGCTGTTCGTCCTGTGCGGGTTCATCGTGGTGGAGGCGGTCGAACGGCTCCGGGAGCCCGCCGACGTGTCCGGGCCGGGCATGATCGCCGTGGCCGCCTTCGGCCTGGTCATGAACATCGGCGCGCTGCTCGTCCTGCGCTCGGGCGCCCGCGAGAGCCTCAACGTCAAGGGCGCCTACCTGGAGGTCCTGAGCGACGCCCTGGCCTCGGTCGGGGTGATCGCGGGCGGCGTCGTCGTCTGGCTGACCGGATGGGACCGGGTGGACACCCTCGTCTCACTGGGCATCGCGGCGATCATCGTGCCCCGCGCGTGGGCGCTGCTGCGCGAGGCCGTGCACATCCTCCTGGAGGCCACACCGCAGGGCATGGACCTGAGCGAGGTCCGCGACCACCTGCTCGGGCACCCCGCCGTCCTGGACGTCCACGACCTGCACGCCTGGACCATCACCTCCGGGGTGCCCGTGATGTCGGCGCACGTGGTGGTCGCCGAGGAGCACCTGCGCGACAGCGGCCGCATGCTGGACGAACTCCACGCGTGCCTGACCGGTCACTTCGACGTCGAGCACTCCACCTTGCAGCTGGAGCCGCCCGGCCACGCCGACCACGAGGGTGCACGCCACGCCTGA